The segment AAAAAAGAGGAAGATTTTCAGTTCCAGCGAAGTCACTGAAAATCTTCCTCTTTTTTCTTTTGTGTGTGGGGGAGGAGGATTTTGGGTTCCGGAGAAGTTACTGAAAATCTTCCTCTTTTTTCCTTGTGGGAACACCCATCCGCCGCACTGCGCAGGGGAAGGGAGAGGCGTTCAGGTGACTTCGCTGGAACCTGAACGCCTCTCCCTTCCCCACTCCCCTTTTCATTTTCTCCTCACTGCCGTATCCTGGAAGCAGAAGTAGTCTGGTCTGTGCCTGGACTGGGTGTACTCAAACATGACTCCGTCTGCATCAAAGGTCTGGCTTGATATGACGGCCAGGCAGTTATAGTCGCCAAGCTCCAGGTATTTCTCATCGATCTCTGTGACAAGCTCAACCGTCATTTTCCGTTTGCTGGTGACGATGTTCAGTCTGCATTCCTGTTCCAGGTAGCTGTAGATGGAATCCTCTGCAATTTCTTTAGTCAGTCCCAGGCATTTCTCCTTCAGAAACATGTTGATGTCGAGAATCAGGGCTTTTTTGTCCAGGTAGCGGACTCTCTGGATATAGTAGAGTTCACTTCCTACGGGGAAGCCTGAACGCCTGCTGATCCGCTCATCGGCGGTCAGTTCCATGAAGCAGATAACTCTGGTGCAGGCATTCAGGTGGTTTCTGGCAGCAGATTCCCGGAAGGATTCGATGCCGCCGATAGTGAAGGCTGCCTGTTCTACAGGCTGAAAGATAACGCGCACCCCAATACCATGAAGGGACTGGACATAGCCCTCTGCCGCCAGGGCAGAGATGGCCCGGCGGACCGTATTGCGCGAACAGGAATAGACCTCTGTCAGGATATTTTCCGACGGCAGAAGCGTCTGAAAGCCGTAGGTGGCATTTTCTATTTTCCGTTTCAGATCCCTGTAAATCTGTTCAAATTTTGCCTTTGGCATAGGTACTCACTTCCCGTTTTCTTGTATAAATTTCAGTGTCTGGCCGAAACTAAATCAAGGATATTAAATATAGAAGAAAAAGTCAATGGATTTTAGGAAAAATTGATTGACATGTTTAAACAAGTGTGTTATAACGGGATTATAAAAAGATGTTTAAACAAGTTAAACCCGGTTCGAAGAAAAACAGACCATGCCGGGGCTCAGCAGAGACTTTTCCAGGGAAAAGCGGTATCATCCCGAGAGAGGAAAAGCCAGAAATAAAAACGGAGGGTAACGATGGGCAAGTACACAGAGGATTCCAGACAGCTCCTTGAGCTTGTGGGCGGCAGGGAAAATATTGCCGCGGTTTCACACTGCATGACCAGAATGCGGTTCGTGCTAAATGATCCGAAGAAGGCAGATGTGGAGAAAATTGAGGCATTAAAGGCAGTGAAGGGCAGCTTCACCCAGGCAGGTCAGTTTCAGGTAATT is part of the Clostridium sp. M62/1 genome and harbors:
- the treR gene encoding trehalose operon repressor, which codes for MPKAKFEQIYRDLKRKIENATYGFQTLLPSENILTEVYSCSRNTVRRAISALAAEGYVQSLHGIGVRVIFQPVEQAAFTIGGIESFRESAARNHLNACTRVICFMELTADERISRRSGFPVGSELYYIQRVRYLDKKALILDINMFLKEKCLGLTKEIAEDSIYSYLEQECRLNIVTSKRKMTVELVTEIDEKYLELGDYNCLAVISSQTFDADGVMFEYTQSRHRPDYFCFQDTAVRRK